Proteins found in one Miscanthus floridulus cultivar M001 chromosome 4, ASM1932011v1, whole genome shotgun sequence genomic segment:
- the LOC136549807 gene encoding U-box domain-containing protein 39-like encodes MGAARPRRWKLPFQRTISASGGGGGGSAPCSPSSRSTAAAPGPASPARSEAWAAEAVPEEFLCPVSGALMADPVILPSGKTYERACLQACAELAFLPPGVEAGGADTVIPNSALKAAIGTWCARSGRAAPAPPSAEAARQAVLRAMPPAAAKSVRTTTARRVAVMAASTSNSSYSSPASTSSYGSASEITAAEDEVKDKEEAPALRRRMVNEAEAEPPVATPVDPLEDSVVGKVMDADDDGVVVAAMGALREATREGTERRRALCTPRLLGALRRVLLLPRHAAARVDAAAAMVNLSLEPGNKVLIVRAGAVPALVEVLRSGASAAEAREHAAGALFGLALNEDNRAAIGVLGAVPPLLDLLTSPAHQHPPRARRDAGMALYHLTLAAVNQSKVARFPGAPKALLAVASAAAEPGPIRRLALMVACNVAACAEGRNALMDAGAVASVSGILLSPSHDNVDLEEWCVSAMYAMSRGSLRFRGLARAAGADRALRRVVSDEGGGVRREMARKTLRAMRGDLDDEDGFGGGEYNDLTGSSAECGDGEDCGGSIVSDGLMSFRRRQRELGVSSCGNTAEF; translated from the coding sequence ATGGGTGCGGCGCGTCCGCGGCGCTGGAAGCTGCCGTTCCAACGCACCATCAGCGcctcgggcggcggcggcggaggcagcgCGCCGTGCTCGCCCTCGTCCAGGTCGACCGCAGCGGCGCCGGGCCCCGCCTCGCCCGCGCGCTCCGAGGCGTGGGCGGCCGAGGCGGTGCCGGAGGAGTTCCTGTGCCCGGTCTCCGGCGCGCTCATGGCGGACCCCGTCATACTGCCGTCGGGGAAGACCTACGAGCGGGCCTGCCTCCAGGCCTGCGCGGAGCTCGCGTTTCTGCCCCCGGGCGTCGAGGCCGGGGGCGCCGACACCGTGATTCCTAACTCGGCGCTCAAGGCGGCCATCGGCACCTGGTGCGCGCGCTCCGGacgggcggcgccggcgccgccgtccgCCGAGGCGGCGCGGCAGGCCGTGCTGCGCGCTATGCCTCCGGCGGCCGCCAAGTCCGTGAGGACCACCACCGCAAGGCGCGTGGCGGTGATGGCCGCGAGCACATCCAACTCGTCCTACTCGTCCCCGGCGTCCACGTCGTCGTACGGGTCGGCCTCGGAGATCACCGCGGCGGAGGACGAGGTCAAGGACAAGGAGGAGGCGCCGGCGCTGCGGAGGAGGATGGTCAACGAAGCGGAGGCGGAGCCGCCTGTTGCGACGCCGGTTGACCCGCTGGAGGACAGCGTGGTGGGCAAGGTGATGGACGCGGACGACgacggcgtggtggtggcggcgatgGGCGCGCTGCGGGAGGCCACGCGGGAGGGCACGGAGCGGCGGCGCGCGCTGTGCACGCCGCGGCTCCTGGGCGCGCTGCGCCGCGTGCTGCTGCTCCCGCGCCACGCGGCCGCCCGCGTGGACGCGGCGGCCGCCATGGTGAACCTCTCCCTGGAGCCCGGCAACAAGGTGCTCATTGTGCGCGCGGGGGCGGTGCCGGCGCTCGTCGAGGTGCTCCGGTCGGGCGCGTCGGCGGCCGAGGCGCGGGAGCACGCGGCGGGGGCGCTCTTCGGGCTGGCGCTCAACGAGGACAACCGCGCCGCCATCGGCGTCCTGGGCGCGGTGCCTCCGCTCCTGGACCTGCTGACGTCCCCGGCCCACCAGCACCCGCCCCGCGCGCGCCGCGACGCTGGGATGGCGCTCTACCACCTCACCCTCGCCGCCGTCAACCAGTCCAAGGTCGCGCGCTTCCCCGGCGCGCCCAAGGCGCTGCTCGCCGTCGCCTCGGCCGCCGCGGAGCCGGGCCCCATCCGGAGGCTCGCGCTCATGGTGGCCTGCAACGTGGCCGCCTGCGCCGAGGGCCGCAACGCGCTCATGGACGCGGGCGCCGTGGCGTCCGTCTCCGGCATCCTCCTCTCGCCTTCCCACGACAACGTGGACCTGGAGGAGTGGTGCGTGTCGGCGATGTACGCGATGAGCCGCGGCAGCCTCCGGTTCCGCGGCCTGGCGCGCGCGGCCGGCGCGGACCGGGCGCTCCGGCGCGTGGTGTCCGACGAGGGCGGCGGCGTCCGGCGCGAGATGGCTCGGAAGACGCTCCGCGCCATGCGGGGCGACCTCGACGACGAGGACGGCTTCGGCGGTGGCGAGTACAACGACCTGACCGGCAGCAGCGCGGAGTGCGGCGACGGCGAGGACTGCGGCGGGAGCATCGTGTCGGACGGGCTCATGTCGTTCCGGCGCCGGCAGCGCGAGCTCGGCGTCTCGTCGTGCGGGAACACCGCCGAGTTCTGA